From a region of the Candida albicans SC5314 chromosome 1, complete sequence genome:
- the KOG1 gene encoding ubiquitin-binding TORC1 subunit (Putative TORC1 subunit; heterozygous null mutant displays sensitivity to rapamycin; likely to be essential for growth, based on an insertional mutagenesis strategy) codes for MSSSQELYTSLSRRPPQQPLNDKMRHGFDIDYNSEKFLNSLANTFYIYFDDKRQNTNGNPLTEEMKQSAEYFKNYQPISDWKVMKERQKTINAILVLCLNLGVAPPDVIKPSPCARFESWCDPTTFNDTKKAIENIGKNLQTQYENISSKTRYRQSLDPCVEDVKRFCNTQRRNAKDERILFHYNGHGVPKPTASGEIWVFNRNYTQYIPISLYDLQTWLGAPVIFVYDCNSAGNIVHNFKKFVQKRIDDDNDGNHDQSAPSPTSAYLDCIQLAACKSNELLPMSPDLPADLFTCCLTSPIDVSIRWFIIQSSLKKGYYDALPRNSIGNIIIPGNLNDRRTPLGELNWIFTAITDTIAWTSLTRPIFKRLFRQDLMVAALFRNFLLAKRIMPHLNCNPISDPPLPDSVRFHPIWDSWDLAIDQVLSRLLKSAKEETVSMPLAGNIQNGSTKGDSVSSAQQQQANGSQSAALFPNLGNVQYTTFFEQQLTAFEIWLKFEGPSSKTPPEQLPIVLQVLLSQVHRLRALILLSQFLDLGPWAVYLSLSIGIFPYVLRLLQSPAQELKPVLIFIWARIMAVDYKGTQQELCKDKGYNYFYSILNSPPINHVGVNGNVATTNTGTMLINDDHKAMSAFILTLFIKDFKNGQRLCFSSEIVTNCLKFIQTSDNPLLRQWCNLLLSQLWNRHPEGKWVIYKNNYITKLLNLIDDPIPEVRTSILVALTTYLSDPPHLAPQQPTNPVAVNTNDLRKDEIRQQDLKLANTVLGLLGDGSPIVRKELVFFINKFVQTYAKFFLVVAFNQLQEEIVLIENPNYLNDFRKRSPAYGSIFSSVWKALLILSEDPHCEVKQLAETLIDYVMVQLNESELSGLVKEMQDYLLSKSTINISESFKPTKPVVNRQLGEKRLVSSASIGNRRNTLLIDGSSLTTRSASANNITSNSNNRNIKGNMDDSDAESITSKIKNLSVSKLFKSFHITEENDLNSFTRILNPGPVQSNYGSEYIPKTAFFKKRDLSKTPELPFESGFFEYSCEYFQEPQMSKNEIDEPGSKEYVKRLWRRNRNESIIQETQPQKEMALRGEWNKDIQILNNITQPKCIKFTQFEKILVASDEKDNMTVWDWGNGQIVKKFSNGNPFGTKITDIKFLNEDDSPLLLTGSSDGVIKIYKNFHNYENSDSNDKDEDGFNEEKRVELVTGWRALTDLLLTSKSTGLVSEWQQSRGSLLVSGDVKIIRIWDAPRELCLSDIPARSSSSITSLTSDQVAGDIFIAGFDDGSIRVYDTRLDSRESMVMTWKPSKQHPGLQQSNYTGLGSIRNVHMQRGGFRELISGSSDGIVNIWDLRLQDPVLTYATQNKSMRTMDVHEHAPILMTGLKTVDIWSTAGECLTTLNNPNGSSGRSLNYLSSTTFHPHRMMLATNYNQNSHINLYTCNDTVVEY; via the coding sequence ATGTCATCATCACAAGAATTATACACATCTCTTTCAAGGCGACCTCCGCAACAACCTCTAAATGACAAAATGAGACATGGGTTTGACATTGATTACAATTCTGAAAAATTCTTAAATTCATTAGCAAACACTTTTTACATATATTTCGATGATAAACGTCAAAACACAAATGGGAACCCATTGACAGAAGAAATGAAGCAGTCCGCTGAATACTTTAAGAACTATCAACCTATATCCGATTGGAAAGTCATGAAAGAGCGACAAAAGACCATCAATGCAATATTAGTGCTATGCTTAAATTTGGGTGTAGCACCACCGGATGTAATAAAACCTTCACCATGTGCTAGATTTGAGTCATGGTGTGATCCGACAACTTTTAATGATACCAAGAAAGCAATAGAAAATATTGGGAAAAACCTTCAGACACAATACGAAAACATTTCATCGAAAACAAGGTACCGCCAGTCATTAGACCCCTGTGTTGAGGACGTAAAGAGGTTTTGCAATActcaaagaagaaatgcGAAAGATGAAAGGATCTTGTTTCACTATAACGGTCATGGTGTACCTAAACCAACCGCTAGTGGAGAAATATGGGTCTTTAATAGAAATTACACCCAATACATTCCTATATCATTGTATGACTTGCAGACATGGCTAGGTGCCCCCGTGATATTTGTCTATGACTGTAATAGTGCTGGGAATATAGTtcacaatttcaaaaagttTGTTCAAAAGCGTATAGATGATGATAACGACGGGAACCACGATCAAAGTGCACCTTCGCCCACTTCGGCCTATCTTGATTGCATACAGTTGGCAGCTTGTAAAAGTAATGAATTGTTACCTATGAGTCCTGATCTACCAGCTGATTTGTTTACATGCTGTTTAACAAGTCCTATAGATGTAAGTATAAGGTggtttattattcaaagcTCTTTGAAAAAAGGGTACTATGACGCATTACCTAGAAACTCAATAGggaatattattattcctGGTAATTTAAATGATAGGAGAACGCCATTGGGGGAATTGAATTGGATATTTACCGCTATTACAGATACAATTGCATGGACCTCTTTGACTAGACCCATCTTTAAGCGTTTATTCAGACAAGATTTGATGGTTGCTGCATTGTTcagaaattttttattagcTAAAAGAATCATGCCACATTTGAACTGTAATCCAATAAGTGATCCACCGTTGCCTGATTCGGTTAGGTTTCATCCAATTTGGGATTCGTGGGATTTAGCCATAGACCAAGTTCTTTCCAGATTATTGAAAAGTgccaaagaagaaacagtTTCAATGCCACTTGCAGGTAACATTCAAAATGGCTCCACTAAAGGGGATTCTGTGTCTTCTgcccaacaacaacaagccAATGGGTCTCAATCGGCGGCattatttccaaatttgGGAAATGTTCAGTACACTACATTCTTTGAGCAGCAATTGACAGCATTTGAGATTTGGCTCAAATTTGAAGGTCCATCGTCGAAAACGCCGCCTGAACAATTACCAATTGTTTTGcaagtattattatcacaAGTGCATAGGTTAAGAGCATTAATTCTATTATCTCAATTTTTAGATCTTGGCCCATGGGCAGTCTATTTATCATTGTCTATTGGTATCTTTCCATACGTTTTGCGTTTATTGCAGAGTCCTGCACAAGAATTGAAGCCGGTGTTGATTTTCATTTGGGCCAGAATAATGGCAGTTGATTACAAGGGTACTCAACAAGAGTTATGCAAGGATAAGGGatacaattatttttactCGATCCTAAATTCGCCGCCAATAAATCATGTGGGGGTGAATGGTAATGTAGCTACTACTAACACAGGTACTATGTTGATTAATGATGATCATAAAGCAATGAGTGCATTTATTTTGACCTTGTTTATCAAGGACTTTAAAAATGGGCAAAGGTTGTGTTTTTCTTCAGAAATTGTTACCAATTGTCTAAAATTTATACAAACCAGTGATAATCCGTTACTTAGACAATGGTGTAATCTATTATTATCGCAATTGTGGAATAGACATCCTGAAGGTAAATGGGTGATTtataaaaacaattatatcaccaaattgttgaatttgattgatgatCCGATACCTGAGGTGAGGACGTCGATTCTTGTTGCGTTGACCACTTATCTTTCTGACCCTCCTCATTTGGCTCCTCAGCAACCAACTAACCCTGTTGCTGTCAACACCAATGATTTAAGAAAAGATGAAATTAGACAacaagatttgaaattagcGAATACAGTGCTTGGTCTTTTGGGTGATGGCTCGCCTATTGTTCGAAAAGAGTTggtatttttcattaataaatttgttcaaaCATATGcaaaattctttttagtTGTTGCATTTAACCAGTTgcaagaagaaattgtattgattgaaaatcctaattatttgaatgatTTCAGGAAAAGGTCACCTGCGTATGGGTCAATATTCAGTTCAGTCTGGAAAgcattattgatattgtcaGAAGATCCACACTGTGAGGTGAAGCAATTGGCTGAAACCTTGATAGATTATGTCATGGTACAGTTGAACGAAAGTGAGTTATCAGGCTTGGTAAAAGAGATGCAAGATTATTTGTTAAGCAAATCAACTATCAACATCAGTGAAAGTTTCAAGCCAACCAAACCGGTTGTTAATAGGCAATTGGGTGAAAAACGATTAGTCTCAAGTGCCTCTATTGGTAATAGACGAAATACTTTGTTAATCGATGGATCGTCACTAACAACCCGATCGGCTTCTGCTAACAATATCACTAGCAACAGTAACAATAGAAACATTAAAGGTAATATGGATGATTCAGATGCTGAGTCCATTACATCAAAGATTAAAAATTTGTCCGTTTCAAAGCTTTTCAAAAGTTTCCACATTACCGAAGAAAACGATTTGAATAGTTTCACAAGAATCTTGAATCCTGGTCCAgttcaatcaaattatgGAAGTGAATATATACCGAAAACTGCATTTTTTAAGAAAAGGGATTTGTCAAAGACTCCTGAATTGCCATTTGAATCTGGGTTTTTCGAGTATAGTTGTGAATATTTTCAGGAACCGCAAATGtcgaaaaatgaaattgatgaaccAGGTTCTAAAGAGTATGTAAAACGTTTATGGcgaagaaatagaaatgaATCTATTATTCAAGAAACTCAACCACAAAAGGAGATGGCTTTGAGGGGAGAATGGAATAAAGATATTCAGATCCTTAACAATATAACGCAACCAAAATGTATAAAGTTTacacaatttgaaaaaatattagtTGCAAGTGATGAGAAAGATAATATGACCGTTTGGGATTGGGGAAATGGTCAAATtgtcaaaaaattttcaaacgGTAATCCTTTTGGGACAAAAATTACTGACATAAAGTTTCtaaatgaagatgattcACCGTTATTGTTGACTGGTTCTTCTGATGGTGTGATTAAGATTTATAAGAATTTCCATAATTATGAGAACAGTGATTCTAATGACAAAGACGAAGATGGCTtcaatgaagaaaaacGAGTTGAGCTAGTTACTGGATGGAGAGCGTTGACTGACTTATTGTTGACTTCGAAAAGTACGGGTTTGGTATCAGAATGGCAGCAATCAAGAGGTTCGTTACTAGTAAGTGGTGACGTTAAAATAATTAGAATATGGGATGCTCCACGTGAGTTGTGTTTACTGGATATCCCAGCGCGATCGTCGTCTTCGATCACATCATTGACTTCTGATCAAGTGGCGGGTGATATTTTCATTGCTGGCTTTGATGATGGTAGTATCCGAGTTTATGATACCAGACTAGATTCTCGTGAATCCATGGTCATGACATGGAAACCAAGCAAACAACACCCTGGTTTACAACAATCAAACTATACAGGTTTGGGGTCTATTAGAAATGTCCACATGCAGCGAGGTGGATTTAGGGAGTTGATAAGTGGTTCCTCGGACGGGATTGTAAACATATGGGATCTCAGATTACAAGACCCCGTTTTGACCTATGCCACTCAAAACAAATCTATGCGGACTATGGATGTCCATGAACATGCTCCAATATTGATGACTGGTCTTAAAACTGTGGATATATGGTCCACAGCAGGTGAATGCTTGACAACATTGAATAATCCAAATGGATCCTCTGGTAGATCACTTAATTATTTGTCAAGTACTACATTCCATCCTCATAGAATGATGCTTGCAACGAACTATAACCAAAATAGCCatatcaatttatataCTTGTAACGATACAGTTGTTGAATATTGA
- the MTM1 gene encoding Mtm1p (Ortholog(s) have metallochaperone activity, pyridoxal phosphate binding activity, role in manganese ion transport, pyridoxal phosphate transport and mitochondrion localization): MAEENISFSQRMISACSGSLVTSLVVTPFDVIRIRIQQQSILPQEQPCCQLHFPEHNFPKQKVPVEMAPELFWIHDKYCQSAKSCTRIYSTFQGFSTVAKHEGVRTLWRGLSLTLLMAVPSNIIYFTGYEYIRDHSPISNHPLNPLFCGSLARTLSATFVAPAELIKTRLQSIPTDSKSASHILFNLLRDSSAAVKKDGVRTMFKGLGITLWRDVPFSGIYWSSYEYFKAFFARTLKTDFNNPTRGGIDDWKVFATSFLSGSISGTIAAFFTNPFDVGKTRIQITMQENEKISHPNMFKYLYKIYKNEGMGALYAGFGPRVMKIAPACAIMISSYEVGKKFFKNGNNSN, from the coding sequence ATGGCAGAAGAAAACATTTCCTTTTCCCAAAGGATGATAAGTGCCTGTTCTGGCTCGCTTGTGACATCACTTGTGGTCACTCCATTCGATGTCATAAGAATAAGaatccaacaacaaagtATTCTACCGCAAGAACAGCCATGTTGTCAATTACATTTCCCAGAGCATAATTTCCCAAAGCAAAAGGTTCCTGTTGAAATGGCCCCAGAATTGTTTTGGATACATGATAAATATTGTCAATCTGCTAAGTCTTGCACCCGTATATATTCAACGTTTCAGGGGTTCAGTACAGTGGCGAAACATGAAGGAGTTCGAACTTTATGGAGAGGCTTATCTTTGACCTTATTGATGGCAGTTCCGTCAAATATCATTTATTTCACAGGTTATGAATATATCAGAGATCATTCCCCAATAAGCAACCATCCTTTGAATCCATTATTTTGTGGTTCTTTGGCTAGAACTTTGCTGGCAACCTTTGTAGCACCAGCCGAGTTGATCAAGACTAGATTGCAATCTATACCTACTGATCTGAAATCCGCATCGCatatattattcaatttattaagaGATCTGAGTGCAGCTGTCAAGAAGGATGGTGTTAGAACTATGTTTAAAGGTTTGGGCATTACTTTGTGGAGAGATGTACCATTTTCTGGGATCTATTGGTCAAGTTATGAATATTTCAAAGCTTTTTTCGCTCGAACTTTGAAGACTGACTTTAATAACCCAACAAGAGGTGGAATTGATGATTGGAAAGTGTTTGCCACTTCGTTTTTATCAGGGTCTATATCAGGAACAATAGCAGCTTTTTTCACTAATCCATTCGATGTCGGCAAAACAAGAATACAAATTACAATGCAAGAAAACGAGAAAATTTCCCATCCAAATATgttcaaatatttatataagATTTACAAGAATGAAGGAATGGGGGCATTATATGCTGGATTTGGTCCTCGTGTAATGAAAATTGCCCCAGCGTGTGCTATCATGATATCTTCTTATGAAGTGGGGAAGAAGTTTTTCAAGAATGGAAATAACTCGAATTAA
- a CDS encoding uncharacterized protein (Ortholog(s) have enzyme activator activity, mRNA binding activity, role in deadenylation-dependent decapping of nuclear-transcribed mRNA and cytoplasmic mRNA processing body, nucleus localization) produces MGSKVRNASDIKQEQITRDEALRLYTNTLNFNVISRYDPAIKQLLCNTSHCVLYNFNDETEEWVKSDFQGTLALYVRDFKVPSTATAPSYRDLQNLFCYGLILLNRNNPECFSLGLLPNKISSQFFPNGLDDSSISEMDVELNDNLIIIRNLLGEIYGLWVFNESDRIKLFKSIEFCLNTEASLS; encoded by the coding sequence AGGGATGAAGCTCTTAGGTTGTACACGAACACGCTAAATTTCAATGTCATTAGCCGATATGACCCTGCTATTAAACAGTTGTTGTGCAACACTTCTCATTGTGTCTTGTACAATTTCAATGACGAAACTGAAGAGTGGGTGAAGTCAGATTTTCAAGGAACATTAGCACTTTATGTTCGAGATTTTAAAGTTCCATCCACTGCAACTGCACCAAGCTATAGAGATTTGCAAAACCTTTTCTGTTATGGACTCATACTTTTGAATAGAAACAACCCAGAATGTTTTTCATTGGGTTTATTACCAAACAAAATCAGCAGTCAGTTTTTTCCAAATGGTTTAGATGACTCTTCGATTCTGGAAATGGAcgttgaattgaatgacAACTTAATCATAATAAGAAATCTTTTAGGTGAAATATACGGTTTATGGGTGTTTAATGAAAGCGATAGAATCAAActatttaaatcaatagaGTTCTGTCTTAACACAGAGGCAAGCTTAAGCTGA
- the SPT20 gene encoding Spt20p (Putative transcription factor; downregulated upon adherence to polystyrene; flucytosine repressed) — translation MIKSEVLSGSASKTVGNSISNGTTVSTQNQGGKQNLIRQQQQQQQQQQQQQQQQQQQQLKHRTALQNYHFASTSEEILKKYSKYPASMSLHIFETHYRFNNSQDSQVIPKDSPMIKDFMKHVLKEQIPVEMCELIKDFAIRPYDGCIILQVYDHRNMVKTAVLQNRSTSSPSKDQDKKQQMVVSKPRTYRTLLRPTSLSIYYDLLYHTDSALHRFTDYLSLQMESEILTATNRELNLSVPLNPYNYDHLRPEPEPSGDMSQNSDEEIDQVKFQHRDAVEQPRRKIHQDEMVLHKSSEYEELMLLLSNKHKRPDDCSDKRLVVVSTSALPGSSLTGTSNTSTGTAAATPTPTSTTASAASQSSKQTTADGASTTDTKGKKGDKANGTSANQASASPTSVHPPIPTIPQNSVRATGQFMRLRLIEEIRKKRELEKLQQEAKIQAQANAIQSDSVPPSQQLAPQNTINSPVVTEPTKRSSPAAQNQPAPKRAKKETKKQLQAKAQAQAKAQAQAKAKVQTETPGPTPVQGQNSLSGPSVVNGSNVTSTANTPTMNNQSSLQQPSQASQPQIGSLNNNQQSQSQQQQQKNPQQTLQQQQQQQIFQNSLTPEEQKVYKQIQQNMATLAMMGQSGVTPTGQQLTPQQKQQAIQQAKNLQQQLFQRFPLYFQRMKQLQLIHQKRRLQQQQQQQQQQQQQQASNSSGGNQNNSSNQAAPQTQQFNQALPSTSEQSKPVTTSPEVKKKRTYQKKKNAPAN, via the coding sequence ATGATAAAATCTGAAGTTTTGAGTGGATCTGCATCCAAAACTGTGGGAAACTCTATATCTAATGGTACAACAGTACTGACTCAGAATCAGGGTGGAAAACAGAATCTAATCCgtcagcagcagcagcagcagcaacaacaacaacaacaacaacaacagcagcagcagcagcaactCAAACACAGAACTGCTCTTCAAAATTACCATTTTGCCTCAACTTCGGAAGAGATCTTAAAAAAATACTCCAAATATCCAGCATCCATGAGTTTACATATTTTTGAAACGCATTACAGATTTAACAATTCTCAAGATTCCCAAGTAATTCCCAAGGATTCGCCCATGATTAAAGATTTTATGAAGCATGTTTTGAAAGAGCAAATTCCCGTTGAAATGTGTGAATTAATCAAAGATTTTGCTATTAGACCGTATGATGGATGCATAATATTACAAGTTTATGATCACAGAAATATGGTTAAAACAGCTGTTTTACAGAACAGATCAACATCGTCTCCATCCAAAGATCAAGACAAAAAGCAACAAATGGTTGTTTCAAAGCCCCGGACATATAGAACTTTGTTGAGACCAACTTCCCTTTCTATTTATTACGATTTACTTTATCATACAGACTCGGCACTCCATCGATTCACTGATTATTTATCTTTACAAATGGAGTCTGAGATTTTGACAGCAACAAATAGAGAGTTAAATTTATCAGTTCCTTTGAATCCTTATAATTACGATCACCTTAGACCTGAACCTGAACCTTCTGGCGATATGTCTCAAAACAGTGACGAAGAGATTGACCAAGTTAAATTTCAACACAGAGATGCAGTTGAACAACCTCGTCGTAAAATTCATCAAGACGAAATGGTGTTGCACAAATCTTCGGAATACGAAGAACTTATGTTGCTATTATCTAACAAACATAAACGTCCAGATGATTGTCTGGATAAACGACTCGTGGTTGTAAGTACTTCGGCATTGCCAGGTTCTTCGCTAACTGGAACCTCTAATACATCAACAGGAACAGCGGCTGCAACACCTACACCTACAAGTACAACTGCATCAGCTGCTTCTCAGTCTTCAAAACAAACTACTGCTGACGGGGCATCGACAACGGATACCAAAGGCAAGAAAGGAGACAAAGCAAATGGCACCAGTGCAAATCAAGCACTGGCATCGCCCACTTCTGTTCACCCTCCTATTCCGACCATACCACAAAATCTGGTTAGAGCTACTGGACAGTTCATGAGGTTGAGATTAATAGAGGAaataagaaagaaaagagaacTTGAGAAGTTGCAACAAGAAGCAAAGATTCAGGCCCAGGCAAATGCCATTCAAAGTGATCTGGTACCACCCAGTCAACAATTGGCTCCTCAGAATACCATAAACTCGCCTGTTGTCACTGAACCGACAAAGCGTTCATCTCCAGCTGCTCAGAATCAACCTGCGCCCAAAAGAGCGAAGAAAgagacaaaaaaacaattacaaGCCAAAGCACAAGCTCAAGCAAAAGCCCAGGCACAAGCAAAAGCAAAAGTACAAACCGAAACTCCAGGCCCGACTCCTGTCCAGGGACAAAATTCATTGTCGGGTCCACTGGTGGTTAATGGGTCTAATGTTACAAGTACAGCAAATACACCCACGATGAATAATCAAAGTAGTCTTCAACAACCTTCCCAAGCACTGCAACCGCAAATTGGAAGTTTGAATAACAATCAACAGTCACAAtcacagcaacaacaacagaaaaatCCCCAACAGACTCTtcagcaacagcagcaacaacagatATTCCAGAATTCATTGACACCTGAAGAACAAAAAGTGTATAAGCAAATCCAACAGAATATGGCTACACTTGCAATGATGGGCCAATCTGGAGTTACCCCTACGGGCCAACAATTGAcaccacaacaaaaacaacaagcaATTCAACAAGCGAAGAACTTACAACAGCAATTATTTCAACGATTCCCGCTTTATTTTCAACGAATGAAACAGTTGCAGCTAATTCACCAAAAGAGAAGATtacagcagcagcagcaacaacagcaacaacaacaacaacagcaagcCTCTAATTCCTCCGGTGgtaatcaaaataattcatCGAATCAAGCCGCCCCCCAAACTCAACAATTTAATCAAGCATTGCCATCTACGTCAGAGCAGTCCAAACCTGTTACGACATCGCCAGAagttaaaaagaaaagaacctatcagaagaagaaaaatgcGCCTGCTAATTGA
- a CDS encoding uncharacterized protein (Protein of unknown function), with the protein MIWSSEMCPLEHTSSIFVTGLETISISTTSTSLSLDSVSSGISSTLIKDFVWSVRIDFKPVLASIVARASSLSIGTSFKTESLISILKFKTMVGLSNLLMGIDLISLSVELAETNSWVIFLICRDVLDIINPTVSLVFNKCSTPAINTFSLLSTVPNVEFASWI; encoded by the coding sequence atgatttgGTCATCTGAGATGTGTCCATTAGAGCACACGCTGTCAATTTTCGTAACTGGATTGgaaacaatatcaatatcaactaCTTCCACCTCATTATCACTCGATTCAGTATCGTCGGGAATCTCTTCTACATTGATCAAAGATTTTGTATGGTCTGTAAGAATAGATTTTAAGCCAGTTTTAGCATCAATTGTAGCCCGAGCTTCTTCCCTTTCAATTGGAACAAGTTTTAAAACCGAATCCTTGATCTCTATTCTAAAATTTAAGACAATGGTAGGATTATCAAACTTGCTTATGGGGATCGATCTTATTTCTTTGTCGGTTGAATTGGCAGAAACAAATTCTTGGGTAATTTTCTTAATCTGCAGAGACGTCTTGGACATTATTAATCCAACGGTGTCATTGGTATTCAACAAATGTTCAACACCAGCAATCAACACCTTCTCGTTATTGAGTACGGTTCCAAATGTAGAGTTTGCATCTTGGATATAA
- a CDS encoding uncharacterized protein (Protein of unknown function; flow model biofilm induced; Spider biofilm induced), translating into MFNSKVKQEPVKKATHINDSSFISYCPLTSDERVVSFQDGQSVSIKRASDKHEGRFAKLTNFYFKNNHLSKEHAKIRYDQQQGFYIQDANSTFGTVLNNEKVLIAGVEHLLNTNDTVGLIMSKTSSQIKKITQEFVSANSTDKEIRSIPISKFDNPTIVLNFRIEIKDSVLKLVPIEREEARATIDAKTGLKSILTDHTKSLINVEEIPDDTESSDNEVEVVDIDIVSNPVTKIDSVCSNGHISDDQIIEIDISDDELVSGKQTHSKENKITESDCIGDGKTQKTLSRSASVEELTPTNRVESHASKMIVEVPSSEYEDDESDVNEILEKTEFNWKEQVSDEVSDNDSSGESLDSELSNDGSSDESSDSVTVNDIKNKQDEISISSDESESSEGECGDCDQTEGDNSNSGNHEPFYPVCYRLWKDDRGSKYYNLLDKHDDADSDSESESDTESTLFGSNCDEVDDIKIAEDNKSVDSSSIDLRDDFDEITSQDQSSFNEISFPRNFCLSRKRRFDELDSFDEFGRHTPIEYSDCEFSNQPPRKKHASTESKWKTITKEVGKGLFYVFATIAALGIYGSSIANEES; encoded by the coding sequence ATGTTCAATTCAAAAGTGAAGCAGGAGCCTGTCAAAAAGGCAACACATATCAATGATTCTAGTTTTATATCATATTGTCCCTTGACTTCAGATGAACGTGTTGTATCGTTCCAAGATGGTCAATCTGTAAGTATTAAAAGAGCTTCAGATAAACACGAGGGTAGATTTGCTAAATTGACgaatttttatttcaaaaacaacCACTTATCAAAGGAACACGCTAAGATTAGATATGATCAGCAACAGGGGTTTTATATCCAAGATGCAAACTCTACATTTGGAACCGTACTCAATAACGAGAAGGTGTTGATTGCTGGTGTTGAACATTTGTTGAATACCAATGACACCGTTGGATTAATAATGTCCAAGACGTCTCTGCAGATTAAGAAAATTACCCAAGAATTTGTTTCTGCCAATTCAACCGACAAAGAAATAAGATCGATCCCCATAAGCAAGTTTGATAATCCTACCATTGTCTTAAATTTTAGAATAGAGATCAAGGATTCGGTTTTAAAACTTGTTCCAATTGAAAGGGAAGAAGCTCGGGCTACAATTGATGCTAAAACTGGCTTAAAATCTATTCTTACAGACCATACAAAATCTTTGATCAATGTAGAAGAGATTCCCGACGATACTGAATCGAGTGATAATGAGGTGGAAGtagttgatattgatattgtttcCAATCCAGTTACGAAAATTGACAGCGTGTGCTCTAATGGACACATCTCAGATGACcaaatcattgaaattgatatatCAGATGACGAATTAGTTTCTGGAAAACAAACCCACTCCAaggaaaacaaaattacCGAGTCTGATTGTATCGGGGATGGCAAAACTCAAAAAACTTTGTCAAGAAGCGCTTctgttgaagaattaaCACCTACAAATCGAGTTGAAAGCCATGCTTCAAAAATGATTGTAGAAGTTCCATCTTCGGAGTACGAGGATGACGAGTCCGATGTTAATGAGATCCTTGAGAAAACCGAATTCAATTGGAAAGAACAAGTTTCAGATGAAGTATCAGATAATGACTCTAGTGGAGAATCCTTAGATTCTGAACTATCAAACGATGGTTCGAGTGATGAATCTTCCGATTCAGTTACCGTGaatgatattaaaaataaacaagatGAAATTAGCATTTCATCTGATGAAAGTGAACTGTCAGAAGGGGAATGTGGTGATTGTGATCAAACTGAAGGTGATAATAGCAACAGTGGAAACCACGAACCATTCTATCCCGTTTGCTACAGATTATGGAAAGATGATCGTGGCTCAAAGTACTATAATTTGCTCGATAAGCATGATGACGCTGACAGTGATTCAGAAAGTGAACTGGATACAGAGTCCACCCTTTTTGGTAGCAATTGCGATGAGGTAGATGATATCAAAATTGCTGAAGATAATAAACTGGTCGACTCCAGTTCAATAGATCTCAGGGAcgattttgatgaaatcaCGTCTCAAGATCAGTCGAGCTTCAATGAAATTAGTTTTCCCCGTAACTTTTGCTTATCCAGGAAAAGAAGATTTGACGAACTTGATAGctttgatgaatttggaCGTCATACACCTATAGAATATTCTGATTGTGAATTTTCGAATCAACCTCCAAGGAAAAAACATGCAAGTACTGAGTCCAAGTGGAAAACAATTACGAAAGAGGTTGGTAAAGGTTTATTTTATgtttttgcaacaattgCAGCACTTGGAATTTATGGTAGTTCTATTGCGAATGAGGAAAGTTAA